TGCCGACATCCCTTCCGAGGGCAGCGGCTTAGGCTCATCATCCTCGCTTGTCGTGGGGCTGCTCAACGCCATGTATTCTTACCTCGGCCGTCAAGTGACCGCCGAGCAGCTCGCCCGTGAAGCCTGCGACATCGAAATTATGCGCTGCGGACGACCAATCGGAAAACAGGACCAGTACATCGCTGCCTACGGCGGATTGCGCAGGTTTGTTTTTAATCCCGACGAGACCGTCACCGAAACGGAAGTTGACCTGCCCGCCCAGGCGCTGCGGCACTTCGGAAATCACTTGATGCTCTTCTTCACAAATCGAACCCGCAAATCTGCGGAAATTCTGAAAGAGCAGAAGTCGCAGACTGCTTCTAAACGTGAAATCCTCGAGGCGATGATGCCGCTTGTGGACAAAATCGAAGCCGCACTCTCCCTTATGGATTTCGAGCAGGTCGGACGGTTACTGCATGCCGGATGGGAGCTGAAGAAAAAGATGGCTGCCAAGATTTCCGATGACGGAATAGACGATATGTATAACCGCGCCATAAAGGCAGGTGCACTCGGCGGGAAAATCGCCGGAGCGGGCGGCGGCGGTTTCCTCTTGCTCTATGTCCCGCTGTCGCATCAGGACTCCGTACGCAGCGCGCTCGGGGAGCTGTTTGAATTGCCGTTCATGCCCGAACGGGACGGCAGCAAAATCATTTTCAATATCAAGCGATATCCCTTCAAATGAGTCTCGACAAAGCAACACATATTCGCTCATATTTCGAGAGGCTCAAGGCAGTCCTCGATTCCGTCAAGATTGAAGACGTCGAAAAACTCATTTCGATTTTTGAAGACGCATTTCAGCGTGATGCGGTCGTATTTGTTTGCGGAAACGGCGGGTCATGGAGCACCGCCTCCCATTGGGTGTGTGATTTCTCAAAAGGTGCGTCAACTTCCGGCAAAAGGCGTTTCCGCATGTTCGCTCTCGGAGATAACGTTCCCATGCTCACCGCGTATGGCAACGACGTTAGTTACAACTCCATTTTTGCAGAACCGCTCAGGGCGTACGCTCGCCCCGGAGACGTGGTCGTTCTCATTACCGCGTCGGGAAACTCGCCGAACATTCTGGAAGCCGCTGTCGCCGCCCGTGAACTTAAGACCACCGTCGTCGGTCTCATCGGTTTCGGCGGCGGGAAATTGGCCGCTATGACTGACCACAATGTCATTGTCGAATCGCGTGAATACGGCCCCGTTGAAGATTTACATCTCGTGCTGGATCACATTGTCAGCACTTACATGAAGGAGTTTATCGCGAAATAGCGATGCTCCCTGTACTCGCCTCTCAACCAAATTCCAAATTATGAAAGTTACTGTTATCGGGACCGGCTACGTCGGTCTTGTCACCGGTACTTGCCTGGCTGAGTCCGGCAATACCGTCGCGTGCGTTGATACAGACCCGCGCAAAATTGAAATGCTTAAAAAAGGCATCGTCCCCATCTATGAACCCGGCCTGAAGGAATATCTTGATCGCAATGTCGCCCAAGGTCGCCTGAGCTTCACCACCGATCTCTACTCGGTCATGGACGATTCTGAAGTACTTATGATTGCCGTCGGCACGCCGCCCGGAGAAGACGGCTCCGCCGACTTAAGCTACGTGCTCGCTGTCGCAGAGCAGATCGGTAAACGTTTGAAAAGTTACAAAGTCATCGTCAATAAGTCCACGGTGCCGGTTGGCTCTGGAGACAAGGTCCGCGAAGCCATTGCCAGGCACACGACCGCAGAGTTTGACGTGGTCTCAAACCCCGAGTTCCTCAAGGAAGGCGATGCGGTGAACGATTTCATGAAGCCCGACCGCATTGTCATCGGAGTTTCAAGCGCGCGAGCCGAAGAGCTGATGAAGCGGCTCTACGCGCCGTTTCACCGTACGGGTTACCGCGTCGTCACCATGGATGTCCGCTCCGCTGAAATGACCAAGTATGCCGCAAACGCAATGCTCGCCACCAAAATTACTTTCATGAATGAAATTGCGAACCTCTGCGAAGAATGCGGCGCGGACATCAACCATGTCCGGTTTGGCATCGGCAGTGACAAGCGCATCGGTCCGCACTTTCTTTTCGCCGGAATCGGGTATGGCGGCTCATGCTTCCCGAAGGATGTGTCCGCGCTGATACGCATCGGACATCAATACGGCCACGACCTGAAGATCCTGAACGCTGTTGACGAAGTGAACCACAAACAGCGAGTTCGATTGGTGGACAAAGTGGTGAAGCGCTTCGGTGAAGATCTCTCAGGACTAAAACTCGCAATCTGGGGACTTTCGTTCAAGCCCCGCACCGATGACATGCGCGAAGCTCCTTCCATTTATACCATCGAGCTGCTGCACGAGCGCGGCGCGAAAATCTGCGTCTATGACCCGCAGGCCATGGAGAATGCGCGGCCTATTCTGGGTGCTAAGGCGCACTTTCACGATGACTACTACTCGCTGCTGAAAGACGCGGACGCACTGCTTATCTGCACTGAGTGGCAGGAGTTCCGTGAACCGGACTTCGTCCGAATCAAAACTCTCCTTAAACGGCCGATAATTTTTGACGGGCGAAATCTCTTTGAACCCGCTCACATGCGCGAAATCGGCTTCGAGTATTTCGGCATTGGCCGCAACTAAACATCACCTTGCCTGTCTCGTTCTCGTGCTTGCTGTCACAAGCTGCGCGAGAATGGCGGTACCGCCCGGAGGACCCGAAGACAAGATTGCTCCGGAAATTGTATCGACGATTCCGGAACAGAACAGCGTGATGGTTCCTCTGGATGCGGATGTGACTCTCGAATTCTCCGAGCCGGTGAATCGAGCCGCCGTCGAAGCCTCGCTTTATCTGTCGCCTGAGCCCGGACGCCGCCTCCGCTATCGCTGGTCTGGACGAAGGCTGACTCTGGATTATCTTGATCCTCTGCCGGAAAACCGCACTATCGTCGTGACAGTCGGCGCAACTGCAAAGGACCTGCAGAACAACCCGTTCGAAAACAGCTACACGCTTGCCTT
This region of bacterium genomic DNA includes:
- a CDS encoding GHMP kinase, encoding MVITQTPLRLSFAGGGSDLPDFYKQGAGQVISTAIDKYIFVIIKERFDDKIVLNYSRNETVDDVSEIKHELIRSAMEVTGLGSGVEISTLADIPSEGSGLGSSSSLVVGLLNAMYSYLGRQVTAEQLAREACDIEIMRCGRPIGKQDQYIAAYGGLRRFVFNPDETVTETEVDLPAQALRHFGNHLMLFFTNRTRKSAEILKEQKSQTASKREILEAMMPLVDKIEAALSLMDFEQVGRLLHAGWELKKKMAAKISDDGIDDMYNRAIKAGALGGKIAGAGGGGFLLLYVPLSHQDSVRSALGELFELPFMPERDGSKIIFNIKRYPFK
- a CDS encoding SIS domain-containing protein; amino-acid sequence: MSLDKATHIRSYFERLKAVLDSVKIEDVEKLISIFEDAFQRDAVVFVCGNGGSWSTASHWVCDFSKGASTSGKRRFRMFALGDNVPMLTAYGNDVSYNSIFAEPLRAYARPGDVVVLITASGNSPNILEAAVAARELKTTVVGLIGFGGGKLAAMTDHNVIVESREYGPVEDLHLVLDHIVSTYMKEFIAK
- a CDS encoding UDP-glucose/GDP-mannose dehydrogenase family protein, whose protein sequence is MKVTVIGTGYVGLVTGTCLAESGNTVACVDTDPRKIEMLKKGIVPIYEPGLKEYLDRNVAQGRLSFTTDLYSVMDDSEVLMIAVGTPPGEDGSADLSYVLAVAEQIGKRLKSYKVIVNKSTVPVGSGDKVREAIARHTTAEFDVVSNPEFLKEGDAVNDFMKPDRIVIGVSSARAEELMKRLYAPFHRTGYRVVTMDVRSAEMTKYAANAMLATKITFMNEIANLCEECGADINHVRFGIGSDKRIGPHFLFAGIGYGGSCFPKDVSALIRIGHQYGHDLKILNAVDEVNHKQRVRLVDKVVKRFGEDLSGLKLAIWGLSFKPRTDDMREAPSIYTIELLHERGAKICVYDPQAMENARPILGAKAHFHDDYYSLLKDADALLICTEWQEFREPDFVRIKTLLKRPIIFDGRNLFEPAHMREIGFEYFGIGRN